One window of Bifidobacterium pseudocatenulatum DSM 20438 = JCM 1200 = LMG 10505 genomic DNA carries:
- a CDS encoding serine hydrolase domain-containing protein gives MGAINMFNDFVKLIESESLPVEAVAIADGDAIIAERHFVPDQDRNIYSHTKSYVSTAIGIAIEDGLLSLDSRLVDSFPEYVPSDAQLELGQITLRHLLTMSSGFNHAYLMNPDRRSGVGAPDYLRYMFSRRVEAEPGSTFCYSSADSDLAGRMLEQAAGMRLGEYLYGMIFSKLDQGWPVWECDPQGHPIAGGGIYMSLANMLKLGQVYLNDGTWHGTRIVSESWVKQASGKQIDTPYSNIWTCGYGYQFWMSPYEEAYRADGAYGQITTVLPKQGLVVAIQCPESGDFDNIVRPALHEHLLLPLTA, from the coding sequence ATGGGTGCCATCAATATGTTCAACGATTTCGTCAAACTCATTGAAAGCGAGTCCCTGCCCGTCGAAGCCGTTGCGATTGCGGATGGCGACGCCATTATCGCGGAACGTCATTTCGTTCCCGACCAGGATCGTAATATTTATTCCCATACGAAAAGTTATGTTTCGACGGCTATCGGCATTGCGATTGAAGATGGCTTGCTGTCGCTCGATTCGCGATTGGTCGACTCGTTCCCCGAGTATGTTCCCTCCGATGCGCAACTGGAGTTGGGTCAGATCACGCTGAGGCACTTGCTGACTATGTCGAGCGGTTTCAATCATGCGTATTTGATGAACCCTGACCGGCGCAGTGGTGTTGGTGCGCCTGATTATTTACGGTACATGTTCTCTCGCAGGGTTGAGGCGGAGCCCGGCAGCACGTTCTGCTATTCGTCTGCGGATTCTGATTTAGCGGGCCGCATGTTGGAGCAGGCTGCCGGCATGCGTCTTGGCGAGTATTTGTATGGCATGATTTTTTCCAAGTTGGATCAGGGTTGGCCTGTTTGGGAATGTGACCCGCAAGGTCATCCGATTGCAGGCGGCGGGATCTACATGTCGCTTGCAAATATGTTGAAACTTGGCCAGGTCTATTTGAATGATGGCACTTGGCATGGCACGCGCATTGTCAGCGAATCGTGGGTCAAGCAGGCTTCCGGCAAGCAGATCGACACTCCGTACAGCAATATTTGGACGTGCGGTTATGGCTATCAGTTCTGGATGTCGCCTTATGAGGAGGCATATCGTGCGGATGGTGCGTACGGTCAGATCACTACGGTTTTGCCGAAGCAGGGTTTGGTTGTTGCGATTCAATGCCCGGAATCTGGCGATTTCGACAATATCGTTCGTCCTGCTTTGCATGAGCATCTGCTGCTTCCGCTTACTGCCTGA
- a CDS encoding peptide deformylase: MQREIMTSIPFLSQPSAEALNTPEDLAVAQDLKDTLDAHRNGCVGMAANMIGVSKRIIAFVDEDFGDRIFVMFNPTITAKDGAYDASEGCLSLKGERRTVRFQRIEVSYADRKFRERHATFTGFTAQIIQHEIDHCEGIII, from the coding sequence ATGCAGCGCGAAATCATGACGTCCATTCCGTTTTTGAGCCAGCCGTCGGCGGAGGCGCTCAATACGCCCGAGGATCTTGCCGTCGCGCAGGATCTCAAAGACACTCTCGATGCACACCGCAACGGCTGCGTCGGCATGGCCGCAAACATGATCGGCGTCTCGAAGCGCATCATTGCATTCGTGGACGAGGATTTCGGCGATCGCATCTTCGTAATGTTCAACCCGACGATCACTGCGAAAGACGGCGCCTACGACGCCTCCGAAGGCTGTCTGTCCCTCAAAGGCGAGCGCCGCACGGTCCGCTTCCAGCGCATTGAGGTCTCGTATGCGGATCGCAAGTTCCGCGAGCGTCATGCCACATTCACTGGTTTCACCGCGCAAATCATCCAGCACGAGATCGATCATTGCGAAGGCATTATCATTTAA
- a CDS encoding bifunctional diaminohydroxyphosphoribosylaminopyrimidine deaminase/5-amino-6-(5-phosphoribosylamino)uracil reductase RibD, protein MPQYRKYMTQALELAHKGAGWVNPNPLVGTVVVRDGEILAAGYHDRYRGPHAERMAFDYADEHGADMHGATVIDTLEPCCHVGSQPACTDLILSHGITRVVVGSIDPNPIVAGKGLRILEENGVEVVYDVMRAECDAINRHFFHYITTGMGVRTKC, encoded by the coding sequence ATGCCTCAATATCGGAAATACATGACGCAGGCGCTGGAACTGGCCCATAAGGGAGCCGGTTGGGTGAATCCGAATCCGTTGGTCGGCACGGTGGTGGTCCGCGACGGCGAGATTCTCGCAGCCGGATACCACGACCGCTACCGCGGACCGCATGCGGAACGCATGGCCTTCGACTACGCCGACGAGCATGGTGCCGACATGCATGGAGCCACGGTCATCGACACTCTCGAACCTTGCTGCCATGTCGGATCGCAGCCGGCATGCACCGATCTAATTCTTTCGCACGGCATAACGCGCGTCGTGGTCGGTTCGATCGATCCGAATCCCATCGTGGCCGGCAAAGGACTTCGCATTCTTGAGGAAAACGGTGTGGAAGTGGTATATGACGTGATGCGGGCTGAATGCGACGCCATCAATCGCCATTTCTTCCACTACATCACCACAGGAATGGGGGTGCGGACGAAATGTTGA